The genomic window TTTGCCTGCTGCTGCCATCCTGAAGTTCATCCTTAGAAAAAAAATGATCTATGATGCACATGAACTCATGGAAGAAAGTCCGGAAATCCAAGGGAAAAAATTCATTCAGAGTTTCTGGGAATCCGTCCAGAAGATATTTGTCCCTTTTGCTTCCTGTTGCATTACAGTAGGCACTGAAATCTCCAAAATTTTAGAAAAAAAATATAAGAGGGAGTTTCATGTAATCAGAAATGTACCTCAAATGGAAATGCATGTATCTAATCCAGCATTTCGCAAGAACATCATATGGTACCAGGGAGCAGTCAATATAGGCAGAGGATTAGAGCAAATGATCATTAGCATGAAATTGTTGCCGGACTATGAGTTTCATATAGCAGGTGATGGAGATATATTGGAGTCGCTCATTCTTCTCACAAAAGAAAATAAACTAGATGATCAGATTAAATTTTTAGGTAAATGTACTCCTGAAATGTTGAGAAAAGAATCACAAAAAGCTAAGGTAGGTATCAATTTACTTTCAGATCAGAGTTTAAGCTATTATCTCTCTCTGGCAAACAAGACTTTCGATTACATTGCCGCAGGGCTTCCTGCAATTCACATGAATTTTCCGGAATATCAAAATCTCATCAATAAATTTCAGGTAGGTGTCACCATCCCAAATCTTCATTCAGATCATATCGTAAGTGCTGTCAGACTTATTGAAAATAACTATAATGAATATTATGAAAATTGTTTAAAAGCCCATGACATTCTGAATTGGAAGCAAGAGCAAATCAAATGGGAAAAAATTTTAATCCACGACGAATTACTACAATCATAATAATAAAAATAATACTTGAAAACTCCTTCAGGTCTCAATTATACTTTAACAATCCTGACATTAGAGATCCAATTTTTTTTCTTACTGTATCTGAACTGCAGGAATAATTATTGACGATCAACGCCACAGCATGAGTTGGTTTATCATTATTCATCAAATATCCACAATATGACCTGACTCGCTCCATACTCCCGCTTTTCAGCCTGAGTTTTCCTTTGGAAAGACGGTATTTATTCATTTCACCGGCTAAGGTTCCTTCATTTGCAACATCAGGCAGTAATTTATAGAAGTACCTTGTTTTTTCATTTTGATTTGTCCACAGCAGGGCCTGCGCCAGCTGAAGTGGAGTTGCACTATTCTTCGGAGATAAACCTGATCCATCTTCAAAATTCAAACCTCTGGTATCTATCCCCGTACTTCCCCAAAATTGACTTAAAGCAATCAGTGCATCCTTGCGTTTGCTTGTCTGATTTTTTTTCATTCCGAATGTATGCAAAAAAGATTCACAATATAAATTGACACTTTTTTTCAAAGCGCGATCTGCAATTGCCCAGAGTGACGGGGAAATATATTGATAGATCAATACTTCTACATCATCCGGAGTATCGACAACTTTGTCCAGAATTACCTGAATCCCTCTCTTCTTTAAAGCAGAGATTAACATCCTGACAAATACCGATTCAGGTTGTCGCATTGCTGCTTTCAATCCTACTGTATCTCTTCCACAGCACAATATATCTCCGTGTACTGTATAAATATCATCTTGTGAACTGCCCAATACAAATAAACTTTCGTCCGACTTGTACACCGAGGATCGAACCTCTGAACAATAATTATCCTCAAGTATAGAAGGGATGACTTTTACGATGTCGCAGATTTTACCTGAACGAGTTTGTTCCTGCAAGTAAATTTTTACGGCGTTCTCCATAAAATTCAGTGAATAACAACCAGCGCCATAATAATTACCGAGATCATACCAAAGCCATTCCGTATTCTCAGGAATATCAGTAATTAAATCTCTGTTGACCGTGATTTGACCTCTGATTTTTTTTATTCCACTCTTCATTAATAATCCGGCAAGGGTATCTGCCAGATTTTCAAAAGGCAATGCACCGAATTGATCCTGCGAACAAAATGAGGGATCAATGGAAGGTTCTATTTGAAGTCTGCCATTGAATTCACCTTCAAAATTTGTTTTTCCTTCGAGAATAAAATCTGTCCTATATTGATATTCTGCACCCACTTCTGAAATCAAAGCCGCTGTAGAAAATATTTTCAAACTTGAGGCAGGAATCAAGGCTTTGTTCGGATTATAAGAGGCAACTATATTTCCTGTTTGCAAATCAATTATACCGATCCCAACTGATGCGGTAAATAGCTCAGTATCTTCTGCAAAATTGTTGACCACTTTTTGGAATCTGTTGTCAGTAACAAACTTTTGCGCTAAAGCAATTTTCGGAATAAATAAATGAAAGATGCATAAAAATATACTAGGAAATAACCGAAGCCACATACTTTTCTTCTTCATATGCTATATGAAACATTCCATCTCCAACATTGATCACCGGAGCATTGTTATGCCCGATGATGAAGCCATCTCTTGAGGCAAACATTTTGACTTCTCTTTGTGCAAAAGGGTCACTAATTATCCCCAATACTTCACCATGTTTTACATAGCTGCCTGCCTGACGAGAATATGTCAGCATGCCACTTTCAGGAGCGCGCTCCCAATCCGTTTTTTTGAATACGCGATTGACTTGATTTTGAGGTTTGGGACCTTCCAACATTTTATGAGCTTCCAATAAATTGCGGATCACCTGTTGTCCTTTTTGCACCACAAAATTTTCAATCCTCAAAGCTCCACCACCCTCAAACACGAGTATGGGTTTGTGTTGTGCCTTGGCTATTTTTCGTAGAGATTTGGAAACTATACTTTTTTCGATGAGGAGCTCGTAATTGGTCTTCAGGGCCAATTCTTTTGAAGGGCCATGTTTGGTTGAATACCTCACCTGAGGATAATTCCAATGATGGTCACCGCCTGTGTGAAAATCTACTCCGAAATCAACCAAGGGTAAAATTTTCTTGGTAACGATCCTGGCAATCCTGCTAGCCAATGATCCATTGACACTACCCGGAAAGCTGCGATTGACGTCTTTCCC from Saprospiraceae bacterium includes these protein-coding regions:
- a CDS encoding glycosyltransferase: MRQTQKPTLAIFTTSDFRYDQRMQRMSMVFTEKDYQVKIFSRYFFQNHEIPGKEIVFVSCFFKKSFWFYAEFNLRLLFSGLFQNSDMIYAVDADTLPAAAILKFILRKKMIYDAHELMEESPEIQGKKFIQSFWESVQKIFVPFASCCITVGTEISKILEKKYKREFHVIRNVPQMEMHVSNPAFRKNIIWYQGAVNIGRGLEQMIISMKLLPDYEFHIAGDGDILESLILLTKENKLDDQIKFLGKCTPEMLRKESQKAKVGINLLSDQSLSYYLSLANKTFDYIAAGLPAIHMNFPEYQNLINKFQVGVTIPNLHSDHIVSAVRLIENNYNEYYENCLKAHDILNWKQEQIKWEKILIHDELLQS
- the dacB gene encoding D-alanyl-D-alanine carboxypeptidase/D-alanyl-D-alanine-endopeptidase, whose amino-acid sequence is MVNNFAEDTELFTASVGIGIIDLQTGNIVASYNPNKALIPASSLKIFSTAALISEVGAEYQYRTDFILEGKTNFEGEFNGRLQIEPSIDPSFCSQDQFGALPFENLADTLAGLLMKSGIKKIRGQITVNRDLITDIPENTEWLWYDLGNYYGAGCYSLNFMENAVKIYLQEQTRSGKICDIVKVIPSILEDNYCSEVRSSVYKSDESLFVLGSSQDDIYTVHGDILCCGRDTVGLKAAMRQPESVFVRMLISALKKRGIQVILDKVVDTPDDVEVLIYQYISPSLWAIADRALKKSVNLYCESFLHTFGMKKNQTSKRKDALIALSQFWGSTGIDTRGLNFEDGSGLSPKNSATPLQLAQALLWTNQNEKTRYFYKLLPDVANEGTLAGEMNKYRLSKGKLRLKSGSMERVRSYCGYLMNNDKPTHAVALIVNNYSCSSDTVRKKIGSLMSGLLKYN
- a CDS encoding succinylglutamate desuccinylase/aspartoacylase family protein encodes the protein MSNISIQGQDFPPGSSGLVRINAGKLPSGNRISIFTYIFRSRVPGPTALFLGGMHGDEINGVEIIRRSIHENMFSQLKSGTVIAIPLLNIFGFINFSRDVPDGKDVNRSFPGSVNGSLASRIARIVTKKILPLVDFGVDFHTGGDHHWNYPQVRYSTKHGPSKELALKTNYELLIEKSIVSKSLRKIAKAQHKPILVFEGGGALRIENFVVQKGQQVIRNLLEAHKMLEGPKPQNQVNRVFKKTDWERAPESGMLTYSRQAGSYVKHGEVLGIISDPFAQREVKMFASRDGFIIGHNNAPVINVGDGMFHIAYEEEKYVASVIS